The genomic segment gaaagcCTTAGATGTATGAAGACCATATTTTCAAGACGGAGGTGTAAGGTAAGACGTCaggtgtgaagtgttccgagcatATTTTTGCCCATTTACTGACTCGAAAATTTTGCAGTGTGTGGCGGtttcccatagttttcgaagatttttatcttttggaaAACGATGTTTCctaatatttcggcacccgaatatgcaacactgttgtatattttcacaaacgaatggaTGCCAATGGATGGAATTCCATACGCTTACATATGGAAAATTTTTCATCAacttagcaaaaggcggcaatgCTTTTGTTTAACAACGATATAGTGCTGCACATTCCTTAGCCATGTATGCATGTAtcacaacaaaaatatgtcaatgtcaattttacaGATGGATGTAATAAAGTAGGTAGGGATTGGCGGGAAAACAGGGcggatttaaattttgatatcgttttcaaaaattcatatcTCTATATttctgtgtagatattataaataatatattgtagtaTAGTGTATATATCATTGCCGataatttgtaagtaagttttaagccttttttattacttatggaTTTGGAGCCGGACCCGGATCCTCCGGATCCGAAAGATGATTCAGGAGATTTTGCTGATACTACCAATAGCATCTTCAGCAAACCTATGTTTTTTGTTGATGAATATGATCATTCAAATATTGCAGAGTTTGTTaacatcaaaaacaaaaagaaagaaaagaaaaataaattatctaattctttCAAAACCAAACATACAGATAAGCAATTGTCAATGCGGCCACTGCAGCAGGCTCTGGTGTcagaaaatttgattttaaataagaaaacgcCAAATATCGCGGGTCCCCCCTTGCAGGTCGAATCTTCTCTCGAGCCTGCTTCAGTGACTCAAAGGGCACCTAAAGTAGCTGAATCTCCATATAGAACATTTTATATGCAAACTGACCCTGGTCCATATATGGTACAAGCAACTCTGATATCAGAACCCATGTCAGGTACCACACTGCATCCCCTGAAGTTTGGCAGCTTTTTGATGAAGAACGGATTAGGAAATATACTTCAGGACGGTATTAAACGAATAGGGAGGAACCGcatttcaattacttttaaaacatgTAGTGATGCCAACAATTTCTTAAATGTAATGTCCaaaaatttagattataaGGTTGCGATCCCAACATTCAATATTTGTAAGATGGGCTTGGTTAAGGGAATCCCAGTAGAATGGACCCATGaggatattaaaatgaatttacaaaTACCGGACGGGTATGGACCAATAGTTAAGTCCCGCAGATTGAGTAGGAGGACTGTAAACTCAGACTCAGTTTCATGGACTCCTACTCAGTCAGTGGTCCTAACCTTTGATGGACAGGCCTTGCCCTCAAGAGTGTATTCCTTCTTTTCGAGCATCCCCGtggaacaatatatttttccaactATTCAGTGCTTCAATTGCTGCCGTTTTGGTCACACTAGAAATAACTGTAGGAGTAAACCAAGATGCAGCAAATGTAGTGGGGAACACAGTGGGCTCTCATGCCTGGTGACTGAATATGTCTGTGTCAATTGTTCTGAACCTCACATGGCAACAAATAAGCTGTGCCCTGAGTTCAATAGGcaaacaaatatcaaaaaacaTATGTCTGAAAACTCAACTTCTTATCAGGAAGCAGCAAAGCTATTTCCCTTTAAGAATACCTATTCTCATGTAGCGACTTCCTTGCAATCCTCACATCCTCCCTCTTCAAATTCTGTTCTTGACAATAACAATATCCATTCTTATAAGAAAACTATTGTTAAGAAACCTAAACAAGCACCAAGTCATTCTCCAGGTTATGATAAGCAGGAACATAATTCCTTGATACGCTCCATCTCCTTTGAAGAAACTAGAACTACAGGTACAGCTCTCCCAGCAAATAAAGCACCTTTACCCTCATCAGAGGAACTTAATAAGTTGTTATCAACACTTGTTAACATTATTGCTAATTCTAACCTTCCAGAATCCGTTGctgttacaataataaacaatatttcaatatcaatttttaatatatttaaacatggATCAAGTCCTCCAGTGGAACTGTAAAAGCATTACACCTAAAAAACATGATATAATCAATTTGATTaactcatataatttatttcttttagctATTTCTGAGACTTGGTTAAAACCCAAGTCCAATTTTCATATCCAAGGATTTAATATTCTTCGACATGATAGAACTGATGGATATGGTGGCACAGCTCTTTTAATTCGTAATAATCATACTTTCTTTTCACTGTCCATTCCTTCTTTTAATTCTAAAACTCTTCAAGCAGTTGCTGCTCGAGTGGGTGAAGTAACTTATCtttccatatatatttctgaaaaGGATTTATCTGCTCTTCCTATATTAGATAAAATCATTGATTCTCTGCCTAAGCCAATAGTAGTTTTAGGAGATTTTAATGCTCATCACTCCTTATGGGGTGCTCCTAATGATGATAACATGGGAAATGGCTTGATGGAAATTATACATGACAACAATTTATGTGTGTTAAATGATGGTTCTCCAACTCGTCGTCCAGTACTAGGACAAGCACCAAGCCATGTTGATATAACCCTTAGCTCTCCCGAGTTGTCCTCTTTACTAAGCTGGGAATGTTTATCACTTTCCGGTAGCAGTGATCACTACCCAATACTTATTTCTCTTCCTTCTGGTAAAACAGGTTCCTTTTCTCCATTACCTTCTCTTTTTAagtatagattaaataattgtgattGGGAGTCATTTAGCCGTACAGTAGACGATTATATCGAGCCACTTCCCGCATTATGTGCTACGAATTtggaaaacataaataaagcatATGATAACCTTATCACAGCATACTTGACAGCTGCAGACAAACACATCCCAAAAAAGAAAGTTGCCAGTAATAAAATACCCTCTCCCCCGTGGTGGGATAAAGAATGTACAGAGgctattaataaaagaaatgaaacagaacagtcaattaaaaataatttaaacttgaatAGCTatctgttatttaaaaatactgaagCAGCCACCAAAAGACTTCTGCGTAAAAAGAAAAGAGATGGATGGAAACGCTTTTGTTTAAATCTTTCTCCCGATGTACCGTCGTCTGTAATTTGGAAGAAAATAAGAATGTTTAGAGCATCTACAGTAGCTCAGGCTAAGAATTCAAATTCTGTAGATTGGGTTGAaccgtttttaaataatcttgcTCCCAGCACTGttccaaattttaatcaattaccCTATATGTACTGTTTATCTGAAAatgttagtaatattttatcttctcCATTTTCTTTAGTTGAGTTTCAGTTGGTTTTAAACAAACTATCAGATTCAACTCCAGGTTGTGACGGCATTCCTTACTCTTTTGTAATTCATTCCAGACCTCTTACTCTTACATATTTACTAAACTTAATCAATGCGTTTGTAGACTCAGGCTCGATCCCTCCTTCGTGGaaacatcaaattattatacctatattaaaaccCCACAAAGATTCTAATGATCCTACATCGTTTAGGCCTGTTGCTCTTTCATCCGTCTTGGCGAAATTGgcagaatatttaattaaacagagATTAGAATGGTACATAGAACATAATAATCTATTTCCCCCTTCACAGTTTGGGTTTAGAAAAGGTAAAAGTGTTGCTGATAGTCATGCTTTATTTACCACAGATATACTAACGTCCTTTACAAAATCAGAATCAGTTGTTGCTGCATTTTTAGATATTCATGCTGCGTATGATAATGttgacttaattaaattaagcgAGAAGATGCAAACGTTGGGAGTGCCATTGAAGTATgtcaattttatctttaatttatattcagaaaGAACTATATCGGTGTACGTTCCTggatttgaaaatgaaaaacgaaCTATTTGGAAAGGCGTTCCACAGGGGTCTGTACTTAGTCCcctgttatataatatttatacttatgacTTACATTCGAATATAGATCTGGCATCATGTTGTGTGTTACAGTATGCAGacgatgttttaatttattcatctcACTCTGATATTCAAAAGGCAGCAGGAAATCTAAGTagtacattacataaattgtCAATATGGCTCTCGGAGCATAATCTTTCGTTATCCAAATCCAAAAGCACAGTAGTTGTATTTActcgtaaaagaaaaattccaTTGATAAATGTTTCAGTTGATAATGAAATGATTCCGGTGTCTGATAAAGCTA from the Plodia interpunctella isolate USDA-ARS_2022_Savannah chromosome 20, ilPloInte3.2, whole genome shotgun sequence genome contains:
- the LOC128678848 gene encoding uncharacterized protein LOC128678848 codes for the protein MDLEPDPDPPDPKDDSGDFADTTNSIFSKPMFFVDEYDHSNIAEFVNIKNKKKEKKNKLSNSFKTKHTDKQLSMRPLQQALVSENLILNKKTPNIAGPPLQVESSLEPASVTQRAPKVAESPYRTFYMQTDPGPYMVQATLISEPMSGTTLHPLKFGSFLMKNGLGNILQDGIKRIGRNRISITFKTCSDANNFLNVMSKNLDYKVAIPTFNICKMGLVKGIPVEWTHEDIKMNLQIPDGYGPIVKSRRLSRRTVNSDSVSWTPTQSVVLTFDGQALPSRVYSFFSSIPVEQYIFPTIQCFNCCRFGHTRNNCRSKPRCSKCSGEHSGLSCLVTEYVCVNCSEPHMATNKLCPEFNRQTNIKKHMSENSTSYQEAAKLFPFKNTYSHVATSLQSSHPPSSNSVLDNNNIHSYKKTIVKKPKQAPSHSPGYDKQEHNSLIRSISFEETRTTGTALPANKAPLPSSEELNKLLSTLVNIIANSNLPESVAVTIINNISISIFNIFKHGSSPPVEL